In Amaranthus tricolor cultivar Red isolate AtriRed21 chromosome 3, ASM2621246v1, whole genome shotgun sequence, a single window of DNA contains:
- the LOC130809139 gene encoding probable WRKY transcription factor 3 isoform X1 produces MAENDPIPSTKPPQPQRPTITLPSRAGIESLFSGSGFGLSPGPMTLVSSFFSENDPDSDCRSFSQLLAGAIASPKPPSEPDQLRFKDNRPPGLVISQPQPQSQVGVGVGGGFFLLSPGVSPALLLDSPGLFPGQGPFGMSHQQALAQVTAQAQAMQQAQQGSFQSSTTIGGSEPNSAFAPELEMQQKMMSSASESKETEEPAQFSGSDQKLQSSSIIVDKPADDGYNWRKYGQKQVKGSEFPRSYYKCTHTSCPVRKKVERSLDGQVTEIIYKGQHNHQPPQKKSKDGGNPNGNLGNQGNSELGSQLQPNNMNRISDGMARSLSRRDQESSQATADQPSSDEEEMDNDGTKEAAGDEDERDAKRRNTEVRVTEQAASHRTVTEPKIVVQTTSEVDLLDDGYRWRKYGQKVVKGNPYPRSYYKCTHPGCNVRKQVERAPSDPKAVVTTYEGKHNHDIPAARMSSHNTTNSSSHLRPHKTEFANTREQPVATLRLKEERIT; encoded by the exons ATGGCGGAAAATGATCCAATTCCTTCTACCAAACCTCCACAACCACAACGCCCCACTATAACTCTACCTTCTAGAGCTGGGATCGAGTCTTTGTTTAGCGGCTCTGGATTCGGGTTAAGTCCAGGTCCGATGACACTCGTTTCAAGTTTCTTTTCTGAGAATGATCCGGATTCTGACTGTCGCTCTTTTTCTCAGCTTCTTGCTGGAGCTATTGCTTCTCCTAAGCCGCCTTCTGAACCGGATCAACTCCGGTTCAAGGATAATCGACCGCCCGGTTTGGTGATTTCTCAGCCGCAACCACAGTCGCAAGTTGGAGTAGGAGTAGGAGGAGGGTTTTTTTTGCTTTCTCCTGGGGTTAGCCCTGCTTTGTTGCTTGATTCACCCGGTTTATTTCCCGGTCAG GGCCCATTTGGGATGTCTCATCAGCAGGCATTAGCTCAAGTTACTGCTCAAGCTCAAGCGATGCAGCAGGCTCAGCAAGGTAGTTTTCAGTCTTCGACCACAATAGGTGGTTCAGAGCCAAATTCAGCATTCGCTCCGGAGTTAGAAATGCAAcagaaaatgatgtcttctgCCTCAGAGTCTAAAGAAACTGAAGAGCCAGCTCAATTTTCTGGATCTGATCAAAAATTGCAATCTTCTTCTATTATTGTTGATAAGCCTGCTGATGATGGCTACAACTGGAGGAAGTATGGCCAGAAGCAAGTCAAAGGAAGTGAATTTCCGCGAAGTTATTACAAATGCACTCACACTAGCTGTCCTGTAAGAAAAAAGGTGGAGCGTTCTCTTGATGGCCAAGTGACAGAGATCATATACAAGGGCCAGCACAATCATCAACCACCACAGAAAAAGTCAAAGGATGGTGGGAATCCTAATGGAAATTTAGGGAATCAAGGGAACTCTGAGCTTGGTTCACAGTTGCAACCAAATAACATGAATAGGATTAGTGACGGTATGGCTCGTTCGCTGTCTAGAAGAGATCAAGAATCTAGTCAAGCTACAGCAGATCAACCGTCTAGTGATGAGGAGGAAATGGATAATGACGGAACTAAAGAAGCTGCAGGAGATGAAGACGAACGTGATGCCAAGAGAAG GAACACTGAAGTCCGGGTGACAGAGCAAGCTGCTTCACACAGGACTGTTACAGAACCCAAAATCGTTGTTCAAACAACTAGTGAAGTTGATCTTTTAGATGATGGTTATAGGTGGCGCAAGTATGGACAGAAAGTTGTCAAAGGAAATCCATATCCAAG GAGTTATTACAAATGCACTCACCCAGGATGCAACGTGCGTAAGCAAGTTGAACGTGCACCCTCTGATCCTAAAGCAGTCGTTACAACTTATGAAGGGAAGCACAACCATGACATTCCTGCCGCTAGAATGAGTAGCCACAATACAACCAACAGCTCATCACACCTCAGACCACACAAGACAGAATTTGCAAATACTCGTGAACAACCTGTAGCAACTTTAAGGCTAAAAGAAGAAAGAATTACATAG
- the LOC130809139 gene encoding probable WRKY transcription factor 3 isoform X2 → MNFWGSTTYASLKKFKGPFGMSHQQALAQVTAQAQAMQQAQQGSFQSSTTIGGSEPNSAFAPELEMQQKMMSSASESKETEEPAQFSGSDQKLQSSSIIVDKPADDGYNWRKYGQKQVKGSEFPRSYYKCTHTSCPVRKKVERSLDGQVTEIIYKGQHNHQPPQKKSKDGGNPNGNLGNQGNSELGSQLQPNNMNRISDGMARSLSRRDQESSQATADQPSSDEEEMDNDGTKEAAGDEDERDAKRRNTEVRVTEQAASHRTVTEPKIVVQTTSEVDLLDDGYRWRKYGQKVVKGNPYPRSYYKCTHPGCNVRKQVERAPSDPKAVVTTYEGKHNHDIPAARMSSHNTTNSSSHLRPHKTEFANTREQPVATLRLKEERIT, encoded by the exons ATGAATTTTTGGGGGTCTACTACTTATGCAAGCTTGAAGAAATTTAAG GGCCCATTTGGGATGTCTCATCAGCAGGCATTAGCTCAAGTTACTGCTCAAGCTCAAGCGATGCAGCAGGCTCAGCAAGGTAGTTTTCAGTCTTCGACCACAATAGGTGGTTCAGAGCCAAATTCAGCATTCGCTCCGGAGTTAGAAATGCAAcagaaaatgatgtcttctgCCTCAGAGTCTAAAGAAACTGAAGAGCCAGCTCAATTTTCTGGATCTGATCAAAAATTGCAATCTTCTTCTATTATTGTTGATAAGCCTGCTGATGATGGCTACAACTGGAGGAAGTATGGCCAGAAGCAAGTCAAAGGAAGTGAATTTCCGCGAAGTTATTACAAATGCACTCACACTAGCTGTCCTGTAAGAAAAAAGGTGGAGCGTTCTCTTGATGGCCAAGTGACAGAGATCATATACAAGGGCCAGCACAATCATCAACCACCACAGAAAAAGTCAAAGGATGGTGGGAATCCTAATGGAAATTTAGGGAATCAAGGGAACTCTGAGCTTGGTTCACAGTTGCAACCAAATAACATGAATAGGATTAGTGACGGTATGGCTCGTTCGCTGTCTAGAAGAGATCAAGAATCTAGTCAAGCTACAGCAGATCAACCGTCTAGTGATGAGGAGGAAATGGATAATGACGGAACTAAAGAAGCTGCAGGAGATGAAGACGAACGTGATGCCAAGAGAAG GAACACTGAAGTCCGGGTGACAGAGCAAGCTGCTTCACACAGGACTGTTACAGAACCCAAAATCGTTGTTCAAACAACTAGTGAAGTTGATCTTTTAGATGATGGTTATAGGTGGCGCAAGTATGGACAGAAAGTTGTCAAAGGAAATCCATATCCAAG GAGTTATTACAAATGCACTCACCCAGGATGCAACGTGCGTAAGCAAGTTGAACGTGCACCCTCTGATCCTAAAGCAGTCGTTACAACTTATGAAGGGAAGCACAACCATGACATTCCTGCCGCTAGAATGAGTAGCCACAATACAACCAACAGCTCATCACACCTCAGACCACACAAGACAGAATTTGCAAATACTCGTGAACAACCTGTAGCAACTTTAAGGCTAAAAGAAGAAAGAATTACATAG
- the LOC130809140 gene encoding uncharacterized protein LOC130809140: MGGCVSTTHSRVAPHRKKYTRRSRKCHTKLSTNLCDAPIKRKSCSDAGNRISVSEFVQIDFEKGGTTTCRRSEVSNKSFHLTQVHWNHVDENGVCQEEAWFDSVSILDSESDDDFISVFGDGKILNMANLWSGAHVLRPQAGLLIPCADSEKPSPGSWTAISPSVFRVRGETYFKDKIKSSAPGYCPYTPIGVDMFACSQKINHIAQHLELPSVQANNSKLPSLLIVNIQMPAYAPSMFLGDSNGEGISLVMYFKLSDNVDEEVPSDFIDSIKRLVDNETEKIKPVVPYRERLKILSSVVNPEDMQLSSTEKRLLNAYKDKPVLSRPQHEFFKGTDYFEIDIDVHRFSYVSRKALESLRERLKSAILDLGLTIQAQKQEELPEKVLCCMRLNKLDFVNCGQIPTLMTIDDA, encoded by the exons ATGGGTGGGTGTGTCTCAACTACACATTCTAGAGTTGCTCCTCACAGGAAGAAGTACACTAGAAGGTCTAGAAAATGTCATACAAAATTGAGTACAAACTTATGTGATGCTCCTATCAAAAGAAAATCATGTAGTGATGCAGGAAATCGGATTTCTGTGAGTGAGTTTGTTCAAATCGATTTCGAGAAGGGAGGAACTACTACTTGTAGAAGATCAGAAGTTTCTAACAAATCATTTCACCTAACCCAAGTGCATTGGAACCATGTTGATGAAAATG GAGTTTGTCAAGAAGAAGCATGGTTTGACTCAGTGAGCATACTTGACTCAGAATCTGATGATGACTTTATCAGTGTCTTTGGAG ATGGAAAAATACTCAACATGGCAAACTTATGGTCAGGAGCACATGTGTTACGTCCCCAGGCTGGGCTATTAATTCCATGTGCAGACAGTGAAAAGCCATCACCAGGCTCTTGGACTGCTATATCACCCTCTGTTTTTAGGGTCCGAGGCGAGACCTACTTTAA agataaaattaaaagctcAGCACCGGGTTATTGTCCATATACTCCAATTGGTGTTGATATGTTTGCTTGCTCACAAAAGATCAATCATATTGCTCAGCACCTTGAACTTCCTTCTGTTCAAGCCAACAATAGCAAATTGCCATCACTACTAATTGTTAACATTCAG ATGCCTGCCTATGCTCCTTCGATGTTCCTAGGTGATAGCAATGGTGAAGGCATAAGCCTCGTTATGTATTTTAAGCTATCAGACAATGTTGATGAAGAAGTTCCTTCAGATTTCATTGACAGCATCAAG AGATTGGTAGACAATGAAACCGAGAAAATTAAACCAGTCGTTCCTTATCGAGAAAGACTTAAAATCTTGTCCAGCGTAGTAAACCCCGAGGATATGCAGTTGAGTTCTACCGAAAAGAGACTTTTGAATGCTTACAAGGACAAACCAGTGCTATCACGTCCTCAGCACGAATTTTTCAAG GGAACTGATTATTTTGAGATCGACATAGATGTGCATCGGTTCAGCTATGTGTCCAGGAAAGCATTGGAATCTCTACGAGAACGTTTGAAGTCAGCAATTCTCGATCTTGGTTTGACTATACAG GCTCAAAAGCAGGAGGAACTACCTGAAAAGGTGTTGTGTTGTATGAGATTGAACAAACTCGACTTTGTAAATTGTGGCCAAATACCGACGTTGATGACCATCGATGATGCGTAA